TATTTCAGAAATACTAAAAGTTCCTCctttattcattaaaaaaaacaaatctcctttaattaaattctaaaaaatatgtattttttttatcaacagTGGAGCAGATCCAGTTTATTTATATGctttcatattttatttgtgCATAGAGAGCTATTATCGAAGATAGGTTCTCAATGatgatttgattatttaaagatGAGGTTGTTTTTGAACAATTCGAGAGCATGTTCAACAATAGAAACCGTGCAGAAGGTATGAAAGAAATTTTATTAGGGTGCAAGATGATCACATACATTACATGTGTATGAAACAGATTAAGTGTAATTTGAAAGTCGAATTTGAAATGACTTAAAAACTTCTGTCTATACAACCGGAAATAATCACTATATATAGTAAACTAAAGTTAGATGTTTTGTTACATCTGAACCTATGCTTCTATATGGTATTAAGATGAAAGACATGCTTCTCTTTCCAAGAAAGAATTGAACAACATAACACATGTTTCATACCATGCGTGCTTTGCCGATCACAAGATGGAAAAGGGGCGATCTTACCTTTTCCTAGTGTGAGACTTACATCGTGAAATCACGATTTCTCGACATTCCTTATCCTTAAAGACTCTTAACTTATTCTAGAATTATAGTCTAATGTGATTAACCTGGAAAGGTCGTCTTTAGGTTGATGTGCTGATTCCAACCAAAAAGAACCTGACTGGATAATCAAGGTAAAGTATGATCGAAATAATAAAGTAAAAGGGAAAGATATCCATTAAGTTCACATCTTAAAAGTTTATGTATTTCACTGTCCGAACACTTATGCACATCTGCATATTTGTGAAAAACAGAAGAACTATAGAGATCAATGTTATTACAGTGGATGTGATTTGGAATCTAGAATAAAACATACACTAGAGACGATCCATGTTAAAATATATCTCCAACGATGATATAGTCTCAATTTTGATACATGCACATTGAGCAGCTATACGTTCCAACGAGTATATAACACTAGAGCTCTCGATAGTATGTCGGTCGCATGAACTATTTGCAATCATATGAGATTGAGATGAGGATTGTATATGTTCCATTATGTGCGAATGGCAGATGTTAGCATTATTCGGGTTATGGACCGAATAACTAATTCGCCTAAAATGGAATCGGACCAAGACCATCCAAAAAGATGGAGGATTAGGGTTAAGGTTTTATAAGCTTAACCAaggctataaatagatagccaCCTAATCCCAATCACACTGTCAATTGCACAAGATACAAAACACAATCTCTGTGCCTTCTCCCTCCTCCTGCGCCACACTTCCTCCCTATCTCAAACGTCAGCTTTACTTCGTGGATCCACCATTTTCACCTCGTGACTAATATCAATATGGGCGATTCATGACTGGTGATTCAAGATCATGGTTGATCTGATTTATTCACTGCTTATCTTCCCAATGAGTTCTACTCTACAAGAGGTAAGTCTTAAACTCGTGTTTGTATTAGGATAATCCCTTCAGGATTTCTTTTGTCCAGCTAATACAAAATACggtataatttttaaatgttttttttttaaaagcacGTCTATTCTATTCATATGATATGGTGTGATCTGTTACAAATGAGTGGTAAAATAATGCATGTAGATGGCACGATTCGTGACtgagaagatagtttgatgaattatttctcaaattgagcaaacttgtcaatgttagaggtTAATTTTCTCTTTGCTACCAACTTTATGGTTAAATTGCaaaattttagatgttaggggtaattTGCACTTTGCTGCCAACATTATGAGTAAACTTATACAATtttaaatgttagaggtaaaattgctcctaatgcCAGTATTAGGGGTATCTTTCTATGATAATAATTTCTTTcccatattaattaattttaacccGATCTTTCGTTTATGAAAGCATATATTTATTCCGATGTCATACTATCATATAAAGGGTTTACATGGACCAATGCGATTTTCTTTCCCGAGACACATGGCCAAtcaaagggtaaagttcaaatgcaCGCTTCGGTCCCTTATTCTCTACTAGAATAAACAGAAGCAACATACATTCGCAAAAGTAACCGAAATTAACAAACCATTGAGATATTGCATCATGGAAGTCTACTAAACTACGAGGGACCCTTCAAAGTTATTATAAATACCAGATACAATGTCTTAAAACACTAACTAATTCCTCCTTCAACTACTCTAAAGCTCTATTTTCCAGTATCATCACTAACTTAAGTATAAAAGTAGAATTCTCCTCTATTTATTCTTTTACTTCAAGTGATTTGTCAAGTCCTATCagtaaaataaagtaaattataaATCTAACACCAAGATAGGTTAAACCAGCACAGAATCCACAAAAAATAATAGctatgaaaaagaaattaatttcaaGTAACCGAAAACAATATTTTCAGtgaaataacattttttttagaaatcatGAGTTGCCCAAATAGAACTACAATATATAATTTTCTTCCCATAAACCCAATCGGAAATACAAATCTATATCGATTTTATCTCGGAACTTCATAAATATAGCAATTTACACGATGCACTAACCATCAATTGTCTCGATAAATTATTGTCGCTTTTATTGAacttaaaagataataatatatCAAAGCCAGGGCCGGTCCTTACAATTTAGGGACCCTAAGCAAAATAAACTACAAGGGtccatttaatataaaatttactaattaaaatgtaaaaatttgGCACaccttttaaattttaaattgatttttattcatatcattgcATAAACTaatttttgatttttaaatCTAATCAAATTAtggtaataaaatgaaatttcttttaattttaaatttaatcaaattaaaaagagTTATTCTAACATGAGGCaataaaatgaaacttgtcTTTGTATCCTTAACTATCCatatcatttatatattaaaaatatattaaagattACAAAGGTAAGAATCGAACATATGTCCTCTTTAGTTAGAAAGCAAGGCAATACAATTCTGTTACtatgaatttatttattatatttaaaacataaaCCATTTATTTATAACTCGAATTTTTTTTGGATCCCTCCAGACCTGGGCCCTAAGCCGGTGCATCCCGAGCCTAGGCCCAGGGCCGACCCTGATCAAAGATATTGTAAAAAAGAAATACAGACACATCAGAATCCGTTGTATTAGATATAAGGAGGAAACACCAAGTATGATAGAGCAAATATTGATATCAAAGCTTCGCAAAGTGAGGTTTTCTTTTCTGAGCTTTTGCATTTAAGGCCTCCATTAGATCACCAGAACTATAAACTGTTGCAGCATTCCAAGTTGCAATATAATCTAATCCTTGATCTAGAGTCAAGTCTCTACTCCTTAACATCACTGCCTTTGTTCCTGCCACCGCTGTGAGAGACTTTGCTGCAATTCCTgtgaaatatatatgtatgattAATATTTAGAAGAAAGTACACAGATAAATCTgacgtggtttaaaaatttataagttGATACCTAACggttcattccgttagtaaAAACAATCCGATTTAACCGttaactaacggtgttaaaaaaaaatcaaataataatctTACCTTGAGCGATGAGTGCCACACCTTCATCTAATGCTTGTTTAGACTCGAAAACCCGAGAAACGAGACCCATATCCTTAGCCTCTTGACCCGAAAACTTCCGACAAGTCAAAGCCATTTCCATTGCGTTACCATACCCGACTATCCCCGGCAGCCTCTGCAGCGCCCCCATATCATCCGTGAACCCGACATCGACGTGCTTGAGAATAAAATTGGAATCTTGAGTACAATACCTTATATCACAGGCAGTCACTATATCAAATGCTCCTCCAATACAATAACCGTGGATACTTGCTATCACTGGTTTCCTACACCGCTCCACCGCCGTGAACGCGTCCTGTAACAACTTGATCTCTTGCCTGAGCCACTCGTTGGCTTGACTCTTCTCGATTACGAGGCCCTGATCGCCGAGGTATTTGAGTACGTTGAGGTCAGCGCCGGCGCAGAAGTGATCACCGGCGCCACAGAGGACTATGACGCCCACATCGGGATTTTTGTCCAGAGAAGCAAAGGCGGCGGGGAATTCTGTGAAAAATTCGTAGGGGAAGGCGTTGAGTTTGGAGGGGTTGTTAAGGTATAAATAGAAGACTCTGGAATTTGGGGTTTTTTGTTGGATCGAGATTGATTTGTACTGCTGCATATTCACTGATCGGAGAATATGGTTGTAGAGGAAAGTAGAGGAACCGATGATCTGCCGTGAAAATACTGCaagctactttttttttttttttttttttttgaaggataCTGCAAGCTACTTTATAGTCCAAAGAAGTATTATTTCAACTTTgagaaatataattaaatatgttCAAGATGTGTTTAATCATTATTACAACCACGTTGAAATGAAAATAcacttattataataataataataataaaaatactcTTTGAGATAATTAGAATcctttataatattttattaagttGGCATTGCATGGCGAAAAAACCAAAGTATTTGTCACATAGCTTGCACCCATAGACTATACATATGGTTAGTTATAACAACTTACATTTTGTAATAATTCAAATAACTTGAACTAATTTATGCATAGTTAATAAGAATaataaggggtgtttggttcgCATAGGGGTAACGAAATGAAATCAAGTAGGGGTGTTTATCGGTCGGTTTGgtctgaaaaccgaaccgaaccaaaataaCCGAAAACCGAATAACATAAAAAATGAGAACCGAATCGAACTGAACCGAACtgattatttcggtcggtttggttcggttttcgATTTTAACACATACCTAactagttaaaataaaaaataaattaatatttataattttataagttttaattaatttagtttaatctaaaattttaaaaatagttacGCAAGTTGAGTAGCATATATACAACATAAATGTAaagtttgaaaattaaaaattaaaaattaactttattaaaatgtaattaaaaaaaatgttaaatcaAAGTGATTCAAAATTTTAAAGATATAAATAGTTGAATTTCAATCTTCTACGATCACAATTCGCATTACAACCATAATTTACACTAATGTTATTGATTTGATCAGTATTAGTGCAATGTTTGAACAGTATTAATGTATTTTTCTTAGTAGAACAATATTAATATATTAgacttaatattgataaaaaaattttatAAATAGTTACGTTCTTTGGATGGTCGGAGGAAAATACAAAGTCTCGGTCATATAAAGTCTCTACCTAAATTATAAATCTAATTAATCTCTATTTCGGTTAATTCGGTTATTTTAtcataaaaaccgaaccgaccgataTTACCGATTTTTGTAATATTtaaaaccgaaaccgaacctaatagtccaaaaaccgaaccgaaaaccgaaatgcatcggttcggtcggttatttcggttcagtttggtttttgaacacccctagaATCAAGAAAGGAAAACAAAGAGAAATGAATGAAATGACCCTGAATTCCCTTTTCTGTTTGTTTCAGTTCCACAAAGGGAATGATATACCCATAATTCCCTTTGTGgttgtttggttcaaatgaggtaataaattaGACTTgtatttttaacaataatttctaTACAATAATATgtctatattaataaattaatcacatgtaaatataagaatgaaaatcaatttattcagctattaaaatcaaaagacgaTGAAACTGAAgaaacagaaataaaataaattaaagaaaatgcataaatattttattttaaaaagaaaataattattttaaaataattaaaaataaataccaaaaccgaataatatgataaaagaaaaatatttgtcaaatagtttttaggataaaaaataaaaacaaataagtataaggatcaaaagtgagattagtctagggataaaaaaataaaaataaaaaagtaaaaattagtcaaaaatatttttgtgagaataaataaataatatataagtataaggatcaaaagtgaaattactCCAAGGATTAAAAAAGTAAGAATAAACAAATATATgaaccaaaataaaattaaaaacaaaatagagaCTAAAATGAAATTTAATAAGGAGAGTAAATGTTTAAATTAGTGAGAAAGAGAGGAAAGGGAATGGAAAACCTCAGGGGGTTggggggaatgagattagaggAGTTAGGGGTAAACCCAAAATTAAAAGAGGGTAAGGGGAatgattgaattgataaaataaacaccaacaaaaggaatgaaatctcctcattcccttaccctttcctGAAACCCCCAAAACAAACGGTCCCCAAGTATAACTTTATCATCCCTCAAACTAATTGTGGAGTAACTATTAATTTATCCTTTAGCTGAAGAAAGCGAGCTTTGAATAGGGGTTTTGTTAAGATGTCCGCCTTTTGATCGATGGTTGAAATGTAGCAAACTTGAAGGGCTTAGCGTGCTACTTTGTCTCGTTTGAaatgaaaatcaatttttaGATGTTTGGACTGATTATGGAAGATGAGTTTAGTTGTGAGATAGGTTACACCTAGATTGTCACACCATAGGACAAGTGCTTTGGAGGAGCAAAACCGAGTTCTTGCATTAACATTCGTAACCACAAAACTTCCGATGTAAGAGAAACTAGTGCTCGATATTCAGCCTCAGTTGAGGACCTTGATACAGTGTGTTGTTTAGGAGACCTCCAAGATACTAAATTGGGCCCGACAAAAACTACATACCCGATGGTGGACTTGCAATCATCGAGATCACCACTCCAATCAACATCCGCAAACCTATTAATGTCAAGATTTTTGCCACAATGAATTCTAAGGCCATGAGTAGTTGTGTCATGAAGATATCAAAGTATGTGTTTTACAACTTTCAAATGGTCCTTAGTAGGATGATGCATGAATTGAGTGACCTTGTTAACTAGATGGCTGATATCAGGCCTTGTGATGGTAGGATATTGTAGACCACCCATGATACTATGATAAAACCTGGATCGTCAAAGAGTTCATTATTATTGATGCTTAACTTGGTAGAGGCATATGATGGTGTGGAAATTCCCTTGGAATctgccattttttttatttttatagtaaGTAATTGATGTATTTCCTCTCACTTAAGTGAAGAGACGAACGGGTCCAAGTAGCTTCCAATCCAAAGAAGTAAGAGATTTTACGAAGGTCTCGAATAGCAAAATGAGACTTGAGTTGATGTACAAGACATGTCATGACCATGTCACAACTCTCGGTGACTAAGATATCGTCAACATATAGAAGGCAAAACATATGACTTCCATGAGCATGAAAACAATAGAAAGATGTGTCCACTTTTGAACAAATGAATCCAAGTTGAGTGAGTGAATTAGTTAAGCATTTGTGCCACATTCGAGGTGCTTGTTTAAGGCCATAGAGACTTTTCTTTAATTTGCAGACATGGATTGGATGATCAGGGTGAATAAAACCAGGTGGCAGTTGCATGTAAACCGTTTCATCCAAAGTTCCATATAGGAATGCATTTGAAACATCTAACTATTGAAACACAACTTCTATggagtttttttattatgaaaaaaTAACTATTAAGGAATTAGATTCCCAAAGTATTTAATTTTAGAATTGAATTAAGTTGTTTTatgctaatgtgtttgttaagtGTTGATCATATTTAAACATAAATTGAAGACAACTTAAAAAGGCCTTAAAAGAATTAACGGCCCAAAGCTTAAGTCTGGCTCATAACCCAAATCTGGAACCAAAAGCCTGTTGACATTCAGTCAACTCAAACATTCCAAAAGAAACAAAACTGATAGAAGACCATGTCATACAAACGTCTCTCTCTATCAACCATTTAAGGAAAGATTCAGACTAGAAGTTTGCAACGACAGAAGTTAGAAGACGATCATTGAGGCGCAGCTTGCAATGAAAATATAGTTGTAATAAAAATACTTGTTAAGACATGATTGCCTACGGAAAGAAATCTAAGAGGCTCAAATTTGAATTAGTGATATGTAGACAAAGAAAAAAATGTTAGGAGTAAGTGGGAAATTTAATCTTAACTTTCTAGGAAAGTGTAGATTTAACCGTAATGTACAAAatggtataaatttaatattaattgttttaaaattgCAGGTTTAACTATTAGTGAACTGTTACATTAGATATTctaaacaaatttattgataaactaaagcagtttcgtacattttttgttggttattcgtaactatattagtaactcAATAAACAATTTAGCcacttccataaaaaaaatttgtgatTAGCTTATAAAATAGCAGACTTAATGCCAATTTAGCGTTGTCGTGACCAACAAAACATATTGTGGGGGAAAGTGCTGTGAGAAAAAATGATGTGGGaaaaatctgataagtgtttggTAAACACACACTAAAAATTTTAGAAGTcaagaaataaatataatattaagtTACATTGAA
The DNA window shown above is from Euphorbia lathyris chromosome 1, ddEupLath1.1, whole genome shotgun sequence and carries:
- the LOC136207364 gene encoding delta(3,5)-Delta(2,4)-dienoyl-CoA isomerase, peroxisomal-like; amino-acid sequence: MQQYKSISIQQKTPNSRVFYLYLNNPSKLNAFPYEFFTEFPAAFASLDKNPDVGVIVLCGAGDHFCAGADLNVLKYLGDQGLVIEKSQANEWLRQEIKLLQDAFTAVERCRKPVIASIHGYCIGGAFDIVTACDIRYCTQDSNFILKHVDVGFTDDMGALQRLPGIVGYGNAMEMALTCRKFSGQEAKDMGLVSRVFESKQALDEGVALIAQGIAAKSLTAVAGTKAVMLRSRDLTLDQGLDYIATWNAATVYSSGDLMEALNAKAQKRKPHFAKL